A genomic stretch from Aedes albopictus strain Foshan chromosome 2, AalbF5, whole genome shotgun sequence includes:
- the LOC109431743 gene encoding ovochymase-2-like — translation MKLYQDISYVGLVLVVCLKIVECKVFLAWGQVEPKTTPFIVRAEKVEKLGEYPWHVAIFHKGSYRCGGSIISDQFVLTATHTTYLENRQINPSSLTVKAGIINTAAEDSKDYTVTEIIRYPGYDANTLVHDICLLKLNKQIEFNKFIRPVKLWDNTDTLMSSLGSGNYFEVVLGFGWTENRTSSTDLRRARYYPVSPIECASIKSFKPALEQNSAFCAKSDENVTICTGDSGGGSVYYDDRNKAYYLRGLVSMGFWMGETCVSNRAGLFTNVVRYIKWIEKIAVPTMYNLVGIANCKGVSLSQQSTLTLPALAHLKYAFRKTFSVSDCHGLLITRKHVLTQANCIANNTVRKLHAVALGSSAVNDPLEPSRQYGIQSMKYEQELAIITLVEEVDESIEPVCIPTRPEEGEQSILFWDQKAKHPKFIQQRNIMQLNEKMNSFHNVLNIKIKDTATDRRIGSAPLMYTVTEGTEKHAYIRALEKCSTHTCETGTFIDVLMYRQWIKNITNGYIDDSIVMPPLPEQDKKDEE, via the exons tgtttttAGCATGGGGACAAGTTGAGCCTAAAACTACGCCTTTCATAGTCCGTGCAGAAAAAGTAGAAAAACTTGGTGAATATCCATGGCATGTAGCAATATTTCATAAAGGATCATACCGTTGTGGAGGGTCGATTATTTCTGATCAATTTGTGTTGACAG CTACTCATACTACTTACCTCGAAAATCGCCAAATAAATCCATCCAGCCTGACCGTTAAAGCTGGCATTATCAATACTGCAGCAGAAGATTCTAAGGACTACACAGTTACCGAGATAATAAGGTATCCTGGATATGATGCAAATACTTTGGTTCACGACATATGTCTATTAAAACTGAACAAACAAATCGAATTCAATAAATTTATAAGACCTGTGAAACTGTGGGACAATACGGATACACTCATGTCATCTCTTGGAAGCGGAAACTATTTCGAGGTTGTACTAGGATTTGGTTGGACAGAAAATAGAACATCCTCAACAGATTTGAGACGTGCTCGTTATTATCCTGTTAGCCCAATTGAATGTGCAAGTATTAAATCATTCAAACCAGCTTTGGAACAGAATAGCGCATTTTGTGCAAAAAGTGATGAAAATGTCACCATTTGCACGGGTGACAGTGGTGGTGGCTCGGTATACTACGATGATCGCAATAAAGCATACTACTTACGCGGTTTAGTAAGTATGGGATTTTGGATGGGTGAAACTTGCGTAAGCAATAGGGCAGGATTGTTCACCAATGTTGTGCGTTATATCAAATGGATCGAGAAGATTGCTGTACCTACTATGTACAATTTAGTGGGAATAGCCAATTGTAAGGGTGTCTCATTGAGCCAGCAATCAACGCTAACGCTTCCTGCTCTAGCACACCTGAAATACGCCTTCAGGAAGACATTTTCTGTAAGCGATTGCCATGGGCTACTAATCACGAGGAAGCATGTGCTAACCCAAGCAAACTGCATAGCGAACAACACCGTGCGAAAATT GCACGCCGTAGCACTGGGAAGTTCAGCCGTTAATGACCCTTTGGAGCCCTCTCGACAGTACGGTATACAGTCAATGAAATATGAACAAGAGTTAGCCATCATAACATTGGTGGAAGAAG TTGATGAATCTATCGAACCAGTTTGCATTCCGACACGACCGGAAGAAGGTGAACAAAGTATTCTGTTTTGGGATCAAAAGGCGAAACATCCAAAGTTCATACAGCAGCGAAACATTATGCAGCTCAATGAGAAAATGAACAGCTTTCATAACGTtttaaatattaaaataaaaGATACTGCCACAGACCGAAGAATAGGTAGCGCTCCGCTTATGTACACAGTCACGGAAGGAACAGAAAAACATGCATACATTAGAGCACTTGAAAAGTGCTCTACCCATACCTGTGAAACGGGTACGTTTATAGACGTGCTCATGTATAGACAATGGATCAAAAATATCACCAATGGCTACATTGATGACAGTATTGTTATGCCACCTTTACCCGAGCAGGACAAAAAagatgaagaataa